One Benincasa hispida cultivar B227 chromosome 5, ASM972705v1, whole genome shotgun sequence genomic window carries:
- the LOC120077500 gene encoding WD repeat-containing protein RUP2-like yields MKSLCTPNSPQNQNPEKQLHNKLQQNETTPPRCEWDFTLAALVSSSSAIGAASDTLGVVEFDPSDSLIATAGIARKIRGYRLHNLLPENIHNGTINQLDHSRASEFCICTPAKLSSLRWKPGVNGRILGSGDYDGVVMEYDLEMKVPIFERDEHGGRRVWSVDYSMVDPVVGASGSDDGTVQVWDTRCDGGECVAVVQPSVVRSPVCCVEFNPYGGALVAVGCADRKAYGYDRRKMREPVVVFEGHGKTVTYVKFVDGGTVVSASTDGSLKMWKTEEARVVRTYEGHVNGRSFVGLSVWRNGGLIGCGSEDKRVFVYDKRWGEPIWVKEFDRVGSGYGLVSSVCWRQVGEHECTLVAGGSDGVLQVFVGQKRLF; encoded by the coding sequence ATGAAAAGCCTTTGCACTCCCAATTCCCCACAAAACCAAAACCCAGAAAAACAATTACACAACAAATTACAACAAAATGAAACCACGCCGCCTCGTTGTGAATGGGACTTCACCCTCGCCGCCCTCGTCTCCTCCTCCTCTGCCATTGGCGCCGCTTCCGACACCCTTGGCGTTGTTGAATTCGACCCTTCCGATTCCCTCATCGCCACCGCTGGAATCGCCAGAAAAATCCGCGGCTACCGTCTTCATAATCTCTTACCGGAGAACATTCATAACGGTACAATTAATCAATTGGACCATTCCCGTGCTTCTGAATTCTGTATCTGTACTCCGGCTAAACTCAGTAGCCTCCGTTGGAAGCCCGGTGTTAATGGCCGGATCTTAGGCTCCGGCGATTACGACGGGGTTGTAATGGAGTACGATCTAGAAATGAAGGTACCGATTTTCGAACGCGACGAACACGGCGGGCGTCGCGTGTGGAGTGTGGATTACTCAATGGTGGATCCAGTAGTCGGCGCGTCGGGGTCGGACGACGGCACAGTGCAAGTATGGGACACGCGCTGCGACGGTGGGGAATGCGTGGCGGTGGTGCAGCCGAGCGTGGTGCGGAGTCCGGTTTGTTGCGTGGAATTCAACCCGTACGGCGGCGCGTTGGTGGCGGTTGGATGTGCGGACCGGAAAGCGTACGGGTACGACCGGCGGAAGATGAGGGAACCGGTAGTGGTCTTTGAAGGGCACGGGAAAACGGTGACGTATGTGAAATTCGTGGACGGAGGGACGGTGGTGTCGGCGAGTACGGACGGGAGTTTGAAGATGTGGAAGACGGAGGAGGCACGTGTGGTGCGCACGTACGAAGGGCACGTGAATGGGAGGAGCTTTGTGGGGTTATCAGTGTGGAGGAACGGGGGTTTAATCGGGTGCGGGTCGGAGGACAAGAGGGTTTTTGTGTACGATAAGAGATGGGGAGAGCCGATATGGGTCAAGGAATTCGATCGGGTCGGGTCGGGTTATGGGTTGGTTAGTAGTGTTTGTTGGAGGCAAGTGGGGGAACATGAATGTACGTTGGTGGCTGGCGGTTCGGATGGCGTTTTGCAAGTTTTTGTCGGACAGAAGAGGTTGTTTTGA